From a region of the Coffea arabica cultivar ET-39 chromosome 3e, Coffea Arabica ET-39 HiFi, whole genome shotgun sequence genome:
- the LOC113733882 gene encoding uncharacterized protein isoform X3: MIDYEPSSMEITDQPNHMDEEEDPFLKFIDYAQLILKETENDNSDGPGWSWIASRILKTCVAYSSGVTPAILLSDLSQAWNEQNRGRAPKKRPECINQLKEKHRRAKLPSTVTIDSIYEKRFLSLTSVIEAVIVDAYCLPGTNICMITLGDFWSSNTIDLYLHRRFYKLADPNSGILKKGREAFLTGCHLRTASKSCGQARLLPTEYFVVLLDEDQDDDAMLIGAQFCSDSFSSISLEAVKEGVSYSLYARIESIGSLETQKYGNLQKKQITLVDNDGVKLKFLLWGEQVMLSNLFSATQLFMVPSIQHEERVSVSLTQSRSQGSKLLNLSDQRSVISQVTLPCDSQGSIDFSLCPFRSFVVDLHDKMTGLSLYGVVTDIVHERNTARTTFSLKLKDITGTIWIKLYFVGLWSLGRLGLGHTVYISGLTSSTSIENRLQLSWLECDIGASFINISCLPALLNSSCLHKLSRLSDLSIRIGVTHICRIWLDQIEYCHVSTRFSHSLCGNFVDEARGGDPFCNFCNWNCSAEVVRSFHLKITLADGSAKVCVWCTGQTAAELLQITPDDFDDLSEEEQILYPSSLENERFIVAIVSCRSDDGGLVNAEHEKTAWEVTRATKV, encoded by the exons ATGATAGACTACGAACCTTCATCAATGGAAATCACAGATCAACCAAATCACATGGACGAAGAAGAGGATCCGTTCCTAAAATTTATTGACTACGCGCAGTTGATTTTAAAAGAAACCGAAAATGACAATTCGGACGGGCCGGGTTGGAGCTGGATTGCTTCTCGGATCCTTAAAACTTGTGTAGCTTATTCTAGCGGCGTCACTCCCGCTATTCTCCTTTCCGATCTCTCTCAG GCTTGGAATGAGCAGAATAGGGGGAGAGCTCCAAAAAAGAGGCCTGAATGCATTAACCAGTTGAAGGAGAAGCACAGAAGAGCAAAGCTTCCTAGCACTGTTACAATTGACTCAATTTACGAGAAAAGATTCTTATCCTTGACTAGTGTAATTGAAGCTGTCATTGTAGATGCTTACTGTCTTCCGG GAACCAACATATGCATGATCACATTGGGCGACTTTTGGAGCTCTAACACCATTGATCTGTATCTTCACCGTAG GTTTTACAAATTAGCTGATCCTAACAGTGGAATTCTGAAGAAGGGCCGAGAAGCTTTTCTAACTGGATGCCATCTTCGAACTGCCAGCAAAAGTTGTGGCCAGGCACGACTTCTGCCAACTGAATATTTTGTGGTGCTGCTAGATGAG GACCAAGACGATGATGCGATGCTAATTGGAGCACAGTTTTGTTCAGATTCCTTCTCTTCCATTTCTCTTGAGGCTGTTAAAGAAGGGGTCTCTTATTCATTGTATGCTAG GATTGAGTCAATTGGATCTTTGGAAACACAGAAGTATGGTAATTTGCAGAAGAAGCAGATTACTCTTGTTGATAACGATGGTGTCAAGCTAAAGTTTCTACTGTGGGGTGAGCAGGTTATGCTATCCAATCTATTCAG TGCAACGCAGCTTTTTATGGTGCCTTCTATCCAACATGAGGAACGA GTATCTGTATCATTGACACAGAGCCGTTCTCAAGGATCAAAGCTATTAAATCTATCAGATCAGAGATCTGTCATTTCCCAAGTGACCCTGCCTTGTGATTCTCAAGGATCTATTGACTTCAGTCTTTGTCCATTTCGG TCATTTGTAGTTGATCTACATGACAAGATGACTGGCCTCAGTCTTTATGGAGTTGTTACTGACATTGTTCATGAGAGAAATACAGCAAGGACCACTTTCTCCTTGAAGCTGAAAGATATAACTGGAACAATTTGGATAAAGCTATATTTTGTCGGATTGTG GTCATTGGGAAGATTGGGGCTTGGTCACACTGTGTACATTTCTGGTTTGACCTCCTCTACGAGCATAGAAAATAG ACTTCAGTTATCATGGTTGGAGTGTGACATTGGAGCTTCATTTATCAACATAAGTTGCTTACCAGCCTTGCTGAACTCGTCTTGTCTTCACAAATTATCACGCCTTTCTGATTTATCTATCCGGATTGGTGTAACTCAT ATCTGTCGAATCTGGCTGGATCAGATTGAATATTGTCACGTCAGTACAAGATTTTCGCATTCCCTTTGTGGGAATTTTGTTGACGAGGCACGCGGTGGGGACCCTTTTTGTAACTTCTGCAATTGGAACTGCTCTGCTGAAGTTGTGCGGTCTTTCCATCTCAAGATAACTCTTGCTGATGGGAGCGCAAAAGTGTGTGTTTGGTGCACTGGTCAGACCGCTGCAGAGTTACTTCAAATAACTCCTGACGACTTTGATGATCTCTCTGAG GAAGAACAGATCTTGTATCCATCTTCCCTTGAGAATGAAAGGTTCATCGTAGCAATTGTCAGCTGCAGGAGTGATGATGGCGGCCTAGTAAATGCGGAACATGAAAAGACTGCATGGGAGGTCACCCGAGCAACTAAAGTATGA
- the LOC113733882 gene encoding uncharacterized protein isoform X1 — MIDYEPSSMEITDQPNHMDEEEDPFLKFIDYAQLILKETENDNSDGPGWSWIASRILKTCVAYSSGVTPAILLSDLSQAWNEQNRGRAPKKRPECINQLKEKHRRAKLPSTVTIDSIYEKRFLSLTSVIEAVIVDAYCLPGTNICMITLGDFWSSNTIDLYLHRRFYKLADPNSGILKKGREAFLTGCHLRTASKSCGQARLLPTEYFVVLLDEDQDDDAMLIGAQFCSDSFSSISLEAVKEGVSYSLYARIESIGSLETQKYGNLQKKQITLVDNDGVKLKFLLWGEQVMLSNLFSVGSMLALDRPFIASSSNGEIETCEEIFLEYGSATQLFMVPSIQHEERVSVSLTQSRSQGSKLLNLSDQRSVISQVTLPCDSQGSIDFSLCPFRSFVVDLHDKMTGLSLYGVVTDIVHERNTARTTFSLKLKDITGTIWIKLYFVGLWSLGRLGLGHTVYISGLTSSTSIENRLQLSWLECDIGASFINISCLPALLNSSCLHKLSRLSDLSIRIGVTHICRIWLDQIEYCHVSTRFSHSLCGNFVDEARGGDPFCNFCNWNCSAEVVRSFHLKITLADGSAKVCVWCTGQTAAELLQITPDDFDDLSEEEQILYPSSLENERFIVAIVSCRSDDGGLVNAEHEKTAWEVTRATKV; from the exons ATGATAGACTACGAACCTTCATCAATGGAAATCACAGATCAACCAAATCACATGGACGAAGAAGAGGATCCGTTCCTAAAATTTATTGACTACGCGCAGTTGATTTTAAAAGAAACCGAAAATGACAATTCGGACGGGCCGGGTTGGAGCTGGATTGCTTCTCGGATCCTTAAAACTTGTGTAGCTTATTCTAGCGGCGTCACTCCCGCTATTCTCCTTTCCGATCTCTCTCAG GCTTGGAATGAGCAGAATAGGGGGAGAGCTCCAAAAAAGAGGCCTGAATGCATTAACCAGTTGAAGGAGAAGCACAGAAGAGCAAAGCTTCCTAGCACTGTTACAATTGACTCAATTTACGAGAAAAGATTCTTATCCTTGACTAGTGTAATTGAAGCTGTCATTGTAGATGCTTACTGTCTTCCGG GAACCAACATATGCATGATCACATTGGGCGACTTTTGGAGCTCTAACACCATTGATCTGTATCTTCACCGTAG GTTTTACAAATTAGCTGATCCTAACAGTGGAATTCTGAAGAAGGGCCGAGAAGCTTTTCTAACTGGATGCCATCTTCGAACTGCCAGCAAAAGTTGTGGCCAGGCACGACTTCTGCCAACTGAATATTTTGTGGTGCTGCTAGATGAG GACCAAGACGATGATGCGATGCTAATTGGAGCACAGTTTTGTTCAGATTCCTTCTCTTCCATTTCTCTTGAGGCTGTTAAAGAAGGGGTCTCTTATTCATTGTATGCTAG GATTGAGTCAATTGGATCTTTGGAAACACAGAAGTATGGTAATTTGCAGAAGAAGCAGATTACTCTTGTTGATAACGATGGTGTCAAGCTAAAGTTTCTACTGTGGGGTGAGCAGGTTATGCTATCCAATCTATTCAG TGTTGGGAGTATGCTTGCCCTGGATAGGCCATTTATTGCAAGTTCTTCTAATGGTGAAATCGAAACATGTGAAGAAATTTTCCTTGAATATGGCAGTGCAACGCAGCTTTTTATGGTGCCTTCTATCCAACATGAGGAACGA GTATCTGTATCATTGACACAGAGCCGTTCTCAAGGATCAAAGCTATTAAATCTATCAGATCAGAGATCTGTCATTTCCCAAGTGACCCTGCCTTGTGATTCTCAAGGATCTATTGACTTCAGTCTTTGTCCATTTCGG TCATTTGTAGTTGATCTACATGACAAGATGACTGGCCTCAGTCTTTATGGAGTTGTTACTGACATTGTTCATGAGAGAAATACAGCAAGGACCACTTTCTCCTTGAAGCTGAAAGATATAACTGGAACAATTTGGATAAAGCTATATTTTGTCGGATTGTG GTCATTGGGAAGATTGGGGCTTGGTCACACTGTGTACATTTCTGGTTTGACCTCCTCTACGAGCATAGAAAATAG ACTTCAGTTATCATGGTTGGAGTGTGACATTGGAGCTTCATTTATCAACATAAGTTGCTTACCAGCCTTGCTGAACTCGTCTTGTCTTCACAAATTATCACGCCTTTCTGATTTATCTATCCGGATTGGTGTAACTCAT ATCTGTCGAATCTGGCTGGATCAGATTGAATATTGTCACGTCAGTACAAGATTTTCGCATTCCCTTTGTGGGAATTTTGTTGACGAGGCACGCGGTGGGGACCCTTTTTGTAACTTCTGCAATTGGAACTGCTCTGCTGAAGTTGTGCGGTCTTTCCATCTCAAGATAACTCTTGCTGATGGGAGCGCAAAAGTGTGTGTTTGGTGCACTGGTCAGACCGCTGCAGAGTTACTTCAAATAACTCCTGACGACTTTGATGATCTCTCTGAG GAAGAACAGATCTTGTATCCATCTTCCCTTGAGAATGAAAGGTTCATCGTAGCAATTGTCAGCTGCAGGAGTGATGATGGCGGCCTAGTAAATGCGGAACATGAAAAGACTGCATGGGAGGTCACCCGAGCAACTAAAGTATGA
- the LOC113733882 gene encoding uncharacterized protein isoform X2 — translation MIDYEPSSMEITDQPNHMDEEEDPFLKFIDYAQLILKETENDNSDGPGWSWIASRILKTCVAYSSGVTPAILLSDLSQAWNEQNRGRAPKKRPECINQLKEKHRRAKLPSTVTIDSIYEKRFLSLTSVIEAVIVDAYCLPGTNICMITLGDFWSSNTIDLYLHRRFYKLADPNSGILKKGREAFLTGCHLRTASKSCGQDQDDDAMLIGAQFCSDSFSSISLEAVKEGVSYSLYARIESIGSLETQKYGNLQKKQITLVDNDGVKLKFLLWGEQVMLSNLFSVGSMLALDRPFIASSSNGEIETCEEIFLEYGSATQLFMVPSIQHEERVSVSLTQSRSQGSKLLNLSDQRSVISQVTLPCDSQGSIDFSLCPFRSFVVDLHDKMTGLSLYGVVTDIVHERNTARTTFSLKLKDITGTIWIKLYFVGLWSLGRLGLGHTVYISGLTSSTSIENRLQLSWLECDIGASFINISCLPALLNSSCLHKLSRLSDLSIRIGVTHICRIWLDQIEYCHVSTRFSHSLCGNFVDEARGGDPFCNFCNWNCSAEVVRSFHLKITLADGSAKVCVWCTGQTAAELLQITPDDFDDLSEEEQILYPSSLENERFIVAIVSCRSDDGGLVNAEHEKTAWEVTRATKV, via the exons ATGATAGACTACGAACCTTCATCAATGGAAATCACAGATCAACCAAATCACATGGACGAAGAAGAGGATCCGTTCCTAAAATTTATTGACTACGCGCAGTTGATTTTAAAAGAAACCGAAAATGACAATTCGGACGGGCCGGGTTGGAGCTGGATTGCTTCTCGGATCCTTAAAACTTGTGTAGCTTATTCTAGCGGCGTCACTCCCGCTATTCTCCTTTCCGATCTCTCTCAG GCTTGGAATGAGCAGAATAGGGGGAGAGCTCCAAAAAAGAGGCCTGAATGCATTAACCAGTTGAAGGAGAAGCACAGAAGAGCAAAGCTTCCTAGCACTGTTACAATTGACTCAATTTACGAGAAAAGATTCTTATCCTTGACTAGTGTAATTGAAGCTGTCATTGTAGATGCTTACTGTCTTCCGG GAACCAACATATGCATGATCACATTGGGCGACTTTTGGAGCTCTAACACCATTGATCTGTATCTTCACCGTAG GTTTTACAAATTAGCTGATCCTAACAGTGGAATTCTGAAGAAGGGCCGAGAAGCTTTTCTAACTGGATGCCATCTTCGAACTGCCAGCAAAAGTTGTGGCCAG GACCAAGACGATGATGCGATGCTAATTGGAGCACAGTTTTGTTCAGATTCCTTCTCTTCCATTTCTCTTGAGGCTGTTAAAGAAGGGGTCTCTTATTCATTGTATGCTAG GATTGAGTCAATTGGATCTTTGGAAACACAGAAGTATGGTAATTTGCAGAAGAAGCAGATTACTCTTGTTGATAACGATGGTGTCAAGCTAAAGTTTCTACTGTGGGGTGAGCAGGTTATGCTATCCAATCTATTCAG TGTTGGGAGTATGCTTGCCCTGGATAGGCCATTTATTGCAAGTTCTTCTAATGGTGAAATCGAAACATGTGAAGAAATTTTCCTTGAATATGGCAGTGCAACGCAGCTTTTTATGGTGCCTTCTATCCAACATGAGGAACGA GTATCTGTATCATTGACACAGAGCCGTTCTCAAGGATCAAAGCTATTAAATCTATCAGATCAGAGATCTGTCATTTCCCAAGTGACCCTGCCTTGTGATTCTCAAGGATCTATTGACTTCAGTCTTTGTCCATTTCGG TCATTTGTAGTTGATCTACATGACAAGATGACTGGCCTCAGTCTTTATGGAGTTGTTACTGACATTGTTCATGAGAGAAATACAGCAAGGACCACTTTCTCCTTGAAGCTGAAAGATATAACTGGAACAATTTGGATAAAGCTATATTTTGTCGGATTGTG GTCATTGGGAAGATTGGGGCTTGGTCACACTGTGTACATTTCTGGTTTGACCTCCTCTACGAGCATAGAAAATAG ACTTCAGTTATCATGGTTGGAGTGTGACATTGGAGCTTCATTTATCAACATAAGTTGCTTACCAGCCTTGCTGAACTCGTCTTGTCTTCACAAATTATCACGCCTTTCTGATTTATCTATCCGGATTGGTGTAACTCAT ATCTGTCGAATCTGGCTGGATCAGATTGAATATTGTCACGTCAGTACAAGATTTTCGCATTCCCTTTGTGGGAATTTTGTTGACGAGGCACGCGGTGGGGACCCTTTTTGTAACTTCTGCAATTGGAACTGCTCTGCTGAAGTTGTGCGGTCTTTCCATCTCAAGATAACTCTTGCTGATGGGAGCGCAAAAGTGTGTGTTTGGTGCACTGGTCAGACCGCTGCAGAGTTACTTCAAATAACTCCTGACGACTTTGATGATCTCTCTGAG GAAGAACAGATCTTGTATCCATCTTCCCTTGAGAATGAAAGGTTCATCGTAGCAATTGTCAGCTGCAGGAGTGATGATGGCGGCCTAGTAAATGCGGAACATGAAAAGACTGCATGGGAGGTCACCCGAGCAACTAAAGTATGA
- the LOC140038804 gene encoding aldehyde dehydrogenase 22A1-like yields the protein MAFWWPLLVLAFAFVICKFLLMLVPSNVPSINVDASDVLGNGNQTDENSYIYIPSRRQTDKVKCYEPATMKYLGHFPALKPDEVKERVAQARKAQKIWAKSSFKQRRQFLRILLKYIIEHQDLICEISSRDTGKTMVDASLGEILTTCEKITWLLSEGERWLKPEYRSCGRSMLHKTAKVEFYPLGVIGAIVSWNYPFHNIFNPMLAAVFSGNSIVIKVSENASWSGCFYMRIIQTALVAVGAPENLVEVITGFAETGEALVSAVDKIIFVGSPGVGRMIMRKASDTLIPVTLELGGKDAFIVCEDVDVPHVAQVAARAALQSSGQNCAGAERFYVHKDVYSSFVAEVVKIVKSVAVGPPLAGKYDMGAICMQEHSEKLQNLVNDAIQKGAEVVGRGSVGNIGEDAVDQYFPPTVIVNVNHSMKLMQEEAFGPVLPIMKFNSDEEAVKLANDSKYGLGCAVFSGSQHRAKQIASQLHCGVAAVNDFASTYMCQSLPFGGVKDSGFGRFAGIEGLRACCLVKSVVEDRWWPFIKTKIPKPIQYPVAENGFEFQVSLVEALYGLNMLDRLRALVNVLKILTEQNPSTNNKRRNE from the exons ATGGCGTTTTGGTGGCCGTTGCTGGTGCTCGCATTCGCATTCGTGATCTGTAAATTCCTGTTGATGCTCGTTCCTTCCAATGTACCTTCTATCAACGTCGATGCCTCTGACG tGTTGGGTAACGGAAATCAGACGGACGAGAACAGCTACATATAT ATACCTTCAAGGCGGCAGACAGACAAAGTTAAGTGCTATGAGCCTGCAACAATGAAGTACCTTGGCCACTTCCCTGCATTAAAACCTGATGAG GTTAAGGAGAGGGTAGCACAGGCAAGGAAAGCTCAAAAGATATGGGCAAAAAGTAGCTTCAAGCAAAGGCGCCAGTTTCTGAGGATCCTTCTGAAGTATATTATTGAACATCAAGATCTTATATGCGA AATTTCTTCAAGGGATACTGGGAAGACCATGGTGGATGCTTCATTGGGGGAGATATTGACAACTTGTGAGAAAATTACATGGCTTCTTTCAGAGGGTGAAAGGTGGCTAAAGCCTGAATACAG GTCATGTGGAAGATCAATGCTTCACAAGACAGCCAAGGTGGAGTTTTATCCCCTTGGTGTAATTGGTGCTATTGTCTCGTGGAATTATCCTTTTCATAATATTTTCAACCCAATGTTGGCAGCAGTATTCTCAGGAAACAGCATTGTGATTAAG GTTTCAGAAAATGCAAGTTGGTCAGGATGTTTTTATATGAGAATTATTCAGACAGCCCTTGTTGCTGTAGGAGCTCCTGAAAACCTGGTTGAAGTTATAACCGG GTTTGCTGAAACTGGAGAAGCCTTAGTGTCTGCAGTTGACAAAATTATATTTGTCGGATCACCTGGTGTGGGTAGAATG ATAATGCGGAAAGCTTCAGATACATTAATACCAGTTACACTTGAGCTTGGTGGAAAAGATGCATTTATTGTCTGCGAAGATGTGGATGTGCCTCAT GTTGCACAAGTTGCTGCTAGGGCTGCTCTCCAATCAAGTGGGCAAAATTGTGCGGGTGCTGAGAGATTCTATGTTCATAAGGATGTTTATTCTTCATTTGTTGCTGAAGTTGTCAAAATTGTAAAATCTGTTGCTGTT GGCCCTCCACTGGCTGGGAAGTATGACATGGGAGCCATATGCATGCAGGAGCATTCCGAAAAGCTCCAAAATCTTGTAAATGATGCCATACAGAAAGGAGCTGAAGTTGTTGGGCGAGGAAGTGTCGGAAATATTGGTGAAGATGCTGTTGATCAGTATTTCCCACCTACTGTTATTGTAAATGTGAACCACTCTATGAAGTTGATGCAGGAGGAG GCATTTGGACCAGTTTTGCCAATAATGAAATTCAATTCTGATGAAGAGGCTGTCAAGCTAGCAAATGATTCAAAATATGGACTTGGTTGTGCTGTTTTTTCTGGCAGTCAACATCGGGCCAAACAAATTGCTTCACAGTTACATTGTGGTGTTGCTGCAGTTAATGACTTTGCTTCAACTTACATGTGTCAG TCTTTGCCATTTGGTGGTGTAAAAGACAGTGGCTTTGGAAGATTTGCTGGCATAGAAGGCTTGCGAGCTTGCTGCCTTGTAAAGTCAGTCGTGGAGGATAGATGGTGGCCATTTATCAAAACCAAGATACCAAAGCCTATCCAG TATCCTGTCGCTGAGAATGGTTTTGAGTTTCAAGTTTCCCTGGTGGAAGCTCTTTATGGCTTGAACATGTTGGACCGTTTGAGAGCATTGGTGAATGTTTTGAAGATCCTTACAGAGCAGAACCCCTCCACAAACAACAAGAGGAGAAATGAATGA